One region of Micromonospora sediminicola genomic DNA includes:
- a CDS encoding Abi family protein, which translates to MPTPGATELLTLERRWSPERLAPYRAACGGDLAAAVALYRWNAEISAALGTTLGHVEVLLRNALHEELAAWSLRRYGEPRWYLDPGGVLTDEGRRDVAKARARATRDGRLETPGRVVAELNLGFWRFLLATRYDGTLWRSCLHRAVPGRRRREVHAAVSRLHEARNRMAHHEPMFNRPVADLRATAVEVAGWVCPVTRDWIDAGCRVLPLLAGRPLVVLPQPRR; encoded by the coding sequence ATGCCGACACCGGGCGCGACAGAGTTGCTGACGTTGGAGCGGCGGTGGTCGCCGGAGCGGCTGGCGCCGTACCGGGCGGCGTGCGGCGGGGACCTGGCGGCCGCCGTCGCGCTCTACCGGTGGAACGCGGAGATCTCCGCCGCGCTGGGCACCACGCTCGGGCACGTGGAGGTGCTGCTGCGCAACGCGCTGCACGAGGAACTGGCCGCCTGGTCGCTGCGCCGCTACGGGGAACCGCGCTGGTATCTGGATCCGGGCGGCGTGCTGACCGATGAGGGCCGCCGCGATGTCGCCAAGGCCCGTGCCCGGGCGACCCGGGACGGGCGTCTGGAGACGCCCGGGCGGGTGGTGGCGGAGCTGAACCTGGGGTTCTGGCGGTTCCTGCTCGCGACCCGCTACGACGGGACGCTGTGGCGGAGCTGCCTGCATCGCGCGGTGCCGGGGCGGCGCCGTCGTGAAGTGCACGCGGCGGTCAGCCGGCTGCACGAGGCCCGTAACCGAATGGCGCACCACGAGCCGATGTTCAACCGGCCGGTCGCCGACCTGCGCGCGACGGCGGTGGAGGTCGCCGGCTGGGTGTGCCCGGTCACGCGGGACTGGATCGACGCCGGCTGTCGGGTGCTGCCGCTGCTGGCCGGCCGGCCTCTCGTGGTGCTGCCTCAGCCGCGCCGCTGA